In Aequorivita sp. H23M31, a single window of DNA contains:
- the tamL gene encoding translocation and assembly module lipoprotein TamL — MHFQLAYTLTKISLFILLLGVFLSCNAVKRVPEGKYLLTDNTILVDSVKVKDAGLHSQLAQKPNQSIPLIGFPLGLYIYNLADPEPDSTFNRWLHKNPKREERLIKLLSKKQVDGMDSTYVSLNNWLKKSGDAPVIIQDSKIEKSTERLKKWYNSYGYFNNEVTHEIIPNKKKEKRAEIVYKVKKHRPYFVGDTIFEKISSPVVDSLFQITKKRSFIKPGNQYSASDMVNERDRLTIQFRNSGLYYFNQEYVVIEADTVNTNHKADLTYIIPDRKITGSDSTYTVPFQVHTVDEVRIVTDYTYENRDKQFQDSVNYRGYKLFSYGKMRYRPKAITDAISIIPGTIFKDIDRTLTYTQLSDLRIFKYPNISYSEVVADSTKNVLNATILLSPRERFTLGADFDAFTSTIQQFGISFSGNMIFRNIFRGAEIFQISGRGSLGASKDAADKSSHFFNISEFGGDAKLTFPRIIFPWNTQKLIPKYMSPSTTLSLGASAQNNIGLDRQTVNGYFSYNWKPSKILNYQLDALNLQYVKNLNTVNYFNVYTNSFDQLNNIAQQTEIQNPGTIDPTYYYYNNQDELELIIPDGANGFINDVLDGSINPVDNDGDAYETVDNIGERKKRLTENNLIFATNITLTRDTRDNIKDNNFSRTRFKLETAGNILSGIANLAGLQKNSQDSYEVFNVVYSQYIKGEVEYIKHWELDYNNVVAVRAFTGLAIPYGNSNSIPFTRSYFAGGANDNRGWKAYSLGPGSSGNKNEFNEANFKIALNAEYRFTILGAFKGAVFMDAGNIWNLMDNITEEESVFNGIADLKELGVATGLGLRYDFGFFVFRFDIGFKTHDPAKPIGERWFNDYGFKNAVYNIGINYPF; from the coding sequence ATGCACTTCCAGTTGGCGTACACCCTCACAAAAATATCATTATTTATACTATTATTAGGGGTATTTTTATCCTGTAATGCCGTAAAAAGAGTTCCGGAGGGGAAATACCTGCTTACCGACAATACCATATTGGTGGATAGCGTAAAAGTAAAAGATGCAGGGTTGCACAGCCAATTGGCACAAAAACCCAATCAAAGTATTCCCTTGATTGGATTTCCGTTGGGACTTTACATTTACAATCTAGCCGATCCCGAGCCAGACTCTACATTTAACCGCTGGTTGCATAAAAATCCAAAACGCGAAGAAAGATTGATCAAATTACTGTCCAAAAAACAAGTGGATGGAATGGATAGCACCTACGTAAGCCTAAATAATTGGCTCAAGAAATCAGGAGATGCGCCGGTTATAATCCAGGATAGTAAAATTGAAAAATCCACCGAACGATTAAAGAAATGGTATAACAGCTATGGATATTTCAACAATGAAGTTACCCACGAGATTATTCCCAATAAGAAGAAGGAAAAACGAGCCGAAATAGTCTATAAGGTTAAAAAGCACAGACCCTATTTTGTGGGTGATACCATTTTTGAAAAAATAAGCTCTCCAGTGGTGGATTCATTATTCCAAATAACTAAGAAAAGATCCTTCATCAAACCGGGAAATCAATATTCGGCAAGCGACATGGTTAATGAACGGGACAGGCTCACAATTCAATTTCGAAATTCGGGACTTTATTATTTTAATCAGGAATATGTAGTCATTGAAGCCGATACGGTAAATACTAATCATAAGGCAGACCTCACTTATATTATTCCAGACCGCAAAATAACCGGGAGCGACAGCACCTATACGGTACCTTTCCAAGTCCATACAGTGGATGAAGTTCGCATAGTTACGGATTATACTTATGAAAACAGGGACAAACAGTTTCAGGACTCCGTAAATTATAGAGGATACAAACTCTTTAGTTATGGCAAAATGCGGTACCGGCCGAAAGCCATTACCGATGCAATCTCCATTATACCAGGAACCATATTTAAGGATATAGACCGCACCTTGACCTATACCCAACTTAGCGATTTACGGATTTTTAAATATCCCAACATCAGTTATTCTGAAGTAGTCGCAGATTCTACGAAGAATGTTTTAAACGCCACCATTTTATTAAGCCCGCGGGAACGCTTTACGCTTGGGGCAGATTTTGACGCCTTTACCTCTACCATTCAACAATTCGGGATTAGTTTCAGTGGAAATATGATATTTAGAAATATATTCCGAGGAGCCGAAATATTCCAGATTTCGGGCCGTGGAAGTCTGGGAGCTTCAAAGGACGCCGCAGATAAAAGCAGTCATTTTTTCAATATTTCGGAATTTGGGGGTGATGCAAAACTCACTTTCCCGCGAATCATATTTCCGTGGAATACGCAAAAACTTATCCCTAAGTATATGTCCCCTTCTACCACTTTGAGTCTGGGGGCCAGTGCACAAAATAATATCGGTCTGGATAGACAAACGGTAAACGGTTATTTCAGCTACAATTGGAAACCTTCAAAAATTTTGAATTACCAATTGGATGCCCTCAATCTTCAATATGTGAAGAATTTGAATACTGTAAACTATTTCAATGTGTACACAAATAGTTTTGATCAGTTGAACAACATCGCTCAACAAACAGAAATCCAGAATCCCGGGACTATCGATCCCACTTATTATTATTACAACAATCAAGACGAATTGGAATTGATAATCCCAGATGGGGCAAATGGATTTATCAACGATGTTCTTGATGGAAGTATCAATCCTGTTGACAACGATGGTGATGCTTATGAAACTGTTGACAATATCGGGGAAAGAAAAAAGCGCTTAACGGAAAACAACTTGATTTTCGCAACAAACATTACCCTAACCCGTGATACCCGTGACAATATAAAAGACAATAATTTTTCCCGAACCAGGTTTAAACTGGAAACTGCAGGTAATATTCTTTCAGGTATTGCCAATCTTGCGGGACTACAAAAAAACAGTCAGGACTCTTATGAGGTGTTCAATGTTGTCTATTCTCAATATATAAAAGGAGAAGTGGAATATATAAAACACTGGGAATTGGATTATAATAATGTGGTAGCGGTACGTGCATTTACAGGCTTGGCGATTCCTTATGGAAACAGCAACAGCATCCCTTTTACGCGAAGTTATTTTGCCGGTGGTGCCAATGATAATAGAGGGTGGAAAGCCTATTCCCTGGGACCTGGAAGTAGCGGCAACAAAAACGAATTTAATGAAGCGAATTTTAAAATTGCCCTGAATGCCGAATATCGATTTACCATTCTCGGAGCTTTTAAAGGTGCCGTTTTTATGGATGCAGGAAATATTTGGAACCTAATGGACAATATTACCGAGGAAGAATCGGTATTCAATGGCATTGCGGATTTAAAAGAGTTAGGTGTGGCTACAGGAT
- a CDS encoding RNA methyltransferase produces the protein MVSNSQTKLISSLGQKKYRDKFQLFVAEGPKVISELREEGLKLKWLFTTEPSQITLENHFLVSEAQLKKISFLKTANSATAIFEIPTLSPYLDSGLVIALDAVRDPGNLGTIIRLCDWFGVSQLICSEDTVDCYNPKVVQASMGSLARVRIHYLPLLEFLEKTNLPIYGGFMDGRNIYSETFPTDAIMILGNEANGISELISKKITHKISIPRFGKIQKTESLNVATATAIILSEFRRSTGK, from the coding sequence TTGGTAAGCAACAGCCAAACAAAATTAATAAGCAGTCTGGGCCAAAAAAAATACCGGGACAAGTTTCAGCTATTTGTCGCCGAAGGTCCCAAGGTAATTTCCGAACTTCGCGAAGAGGGGTTAAAACTTAAATGGTTGTTCACCACCGAGCCCTCCCAAATTACTTTGGAAAATCATTTTTTGGTGAGTGAAGCGCAGCTTAAGAAAATTAGTTTTTTAAAAACCGCCAATTCCGCAACTGCAATTTTTGAAATTCCCACTTTAAGTCCCTATTTGGATTCTGGTTTGGTGATTGCGCTGGACGCAGTACGTGATCCCGGAAATTTGGGCACCATTATCCGACTGTGTGATTGGTTTGGAGTTTCCCAGCTGATCTGTTCCGAAGATACAGTGGATTGTTACAACCCCAAAGTGGTTCAAGCGAGCATGGGTTCTTTGGCAAGAGTGAGGATTCATTATCTTCCACTTTTGGAGTTTTTGGAAAAGACCAACCTTCCAATTTATGGAGGATTTATGGATGGCAGGAATATTTATTCTGAAACATTCCCCACAGATGCAATAATGATTCTGGGAAATGAGGCGAACGGAATCTCGGAGTTAATCTCAAAAAAAATAACTCACAAAATAAGTATTCCCCGTTTCGGAAAAATACAAAAGACAGAAAGCCTAAATGTCGCTACGGCAACAGCAATAATCCTTTCAGAATTTAGAAGATCTACTGGAAAGTAA
- the porT gene encoding type IX secretion/gliding motility protein PorT/SprT — protein sequence MKKLFFVFALFFAANSVQAQWFFNHERLANLENFDKKRFTWGYFLGFNSYDFKIDYIEQYADNNTDIQVKSSPGFNVGLVGDMRINEYFNLRLEPGLYFTQRDLTFPGFTEERNYLREVKSTYIHVPLLLKVSTKRLNNIKPFIIGGVSTSLNLSSEQKNPDDNEFGKFRMTNSTNYFELGFGIDFYLFYFKFTPSIRGVFAFSDELVPDDDPNSPWTGNIDKLSTRGVFINFTFQ from the coding sequence ATGAAGAAACTATTTTTTGTCTTTGCTCTTTTTTTTGCAGCGAACAGTGTTCAAGCACAATGGTTTTTTAATCACGAACGGTTGGCAAACCTTGAGAATTTCGATAAAAAGCGTTTTACTTGGGGTTACTTCCTGGGCTTCAACTCATACGATTTTAAGATAGATTATATTGAGCAATATGCCGATAACAATACCGATATTCAAGTAAAATCTTCTCCAGGATTCAACGTGGGCCTTGTAGGCGATATGCGAATTAATGAATACTTCAATTTACGACTTGAACCAGGTTTGTATTTTACGCAACGCGATCTCACGTTTCCAGGATTTACTGAAGAAAGAAATTATTTACGCGAAGTAAAATCCACTTATATCCACGTTCCTTTATTGCTCAAAGTATCAACCAAAAGATTGAATAACATTAAGCCCTTTATTATTGGCGGGGTTTCTACATCTTTAAACCTTTCCAGCGAGCAAAAGAATCCCGACGACAACGAGTTTGGAAAATTTAGAATGACCAATAGTACCAATTATTTTGAATTGGGATTTGGCATTGATTTTTATCTCTTCTATTTCAAATTTACGCCTTCCATCCGCGGTGTGTTTGCCTTCAGCGATGAGTTGGTACCAGATGATGACCCGAACAGTCCTTGGACGGGAAATATAGATAAATTGTCAACCCGTGGGGTTTTTATTAACTTTACTTTCCAGTAG
- the ubiE gene encoding bifunctional demethylmenaquinone methyltransferase/2-methoxy-6-polyprenyl-1,4-benzoquinol methylase UbiE yields MEEKVKPYKDSSEGKKRQVEQMFDTISENYDGMNRVISLGSDISWRKKVIKLVTAKKPKTILDIATGTGDLAIQFAEATENVEIIGLDLSEGMLSVARKKVSGKPISEKIKFIQGDSEALPFEDNTFDAITVSFGIRNFENLEKGLAEILRVLRKDGIFVILETSVPTKFPFKQGYHFYAKNVLPLIGRLFSKDKVAYQYLSESASVFPFGQELNNILRKIGFMNVDNKPQTFGVATIYTATK; encoded by the coding sequence ATGGAAGAAAAAGTAAAACCTTATAAGGATTCTTCGGAAGGAAAAAAGAGACAGGTTGAACAGATGTTCGATACCATCTCCGAAAACTACGATGGCATGAATCGAGTCATTTCTCTTGGTTCTGATATTTCTTGGCGGAAAAAAGTAATAAAGCTCGTTACCGCCAAAAAACCGAAAACCATACTTGACATCGCTACGGGAACCGGTGATCTTGCTATTCAGTTTGCCGAAGCAACAGAAAATGTCGAAATAATTGGTCTTGACCTTTCTGAAGGCATGCTTTCGGTTGCACGAAAAAAGGTTTCAGGTAAACCAATTTCAGAAAAAATAAAATTCATTCAAGGAGATTCGGAAGCTCTTCCTTTTGAGGATAACACTTTTGATGCTATTACAGTTTCTTTCGGAATTCGCAATTTTGAGAATCTAGAGAAAGGCCTAGCAGAAATTTTGCGGGTACTTAGAAAAGACGGCATTTTTGTTATTCTTGAAACCTCTGTACCAACTAAGTTTCCTTTTAAGCAGGGTTATCATTTTTATGCTAAGAATGTTTTACCTCTCATTGGCCGATTATTCTCCAAAGACAAAGTCGCATACCAATATTTAAGTGAAAGTGCCTCGGTTTTTCCTTTTGGCCAAGAGCTCAACAATATTTTGCGCAAAATAGGGTTTATGAATGTGGATAATAAGCCCCAAACTTTTGGCGTTGCAACCATCTATACGGCTACCAAGTAA
- the trkA gene encoding Trk system potassium transporter TrkA — translation MKIIIAGAGEVGFHLAKLLSFESQNITLIDPNRDFLAHADSQLDIRAVRGDATSISVLKDSRVDETDLVIAVTSSETTNITVCVLAKQLGAKRTIARISNTEFIDKKEEVGFTKFGIDELISPESLAANEIELLLSQSAFNDTYEFENGALMLIGLNLSKNSAFVGKSVKEVARLHPNLKYVPLAMQRYGTQYTLIPRGDTEFLEGDQVYFTTSKDGVDQIVKLTGKSKQEIKNVMILGGSKIGHKTAKDLCKSHFKVKLVERDKEKSFEIADDIPECLVINGDGRNVDLLEEESIEEMDAFIAVTGNSETNIMSCLVAKSKGVKKTIALVENMDYFQLSHSIGIDTLINKKLLAANNIFRFVRRGEVVAMTKLNNMNAELLEFRVKPHSKVCNKKIKNLNFPISAIIGGIIRNGEGIIALGDFEILAGDRVVVCCLPQSIGKVEKLFI, via the coding sequence ATGAAAATTATCATTGCCGGCGCAGGAGAAGTTGGCTTTCATCTTGCCAAACTACTTTCTTTTGAATCCCAGAATATAACCCTTATCGATCCCAATCGGGATTTTTTGGCCCACGCCGACTCGCAATTAGATATTAGAGCGGTTCGCGGAGATGCCACTTCTATTTCCGTGTTGAAGGATTCGCGGGTTGATGAAACCGATTTGGTTATCGCAGTAACCTCTAGTGAAACAACAAATATTACGGTTTGCGTTCTTGCCAAACAGCTAGGTGCCAAAAGAACCATTGCCCGGATTTCCAATACCGAATTTATTGATAAAAAGGAGGAAGTTGGTTTTACTAAATTTGGGATTGATGAACTCATTTCTCCAGAATCCCTGGCTGCAAACGAGATTGAACTACTTTTAAGCCAAAGTGCATTTAATGATACTTATGAGTTTGAGAATGGGGCATTAATGCTTATCGGGCTCAATCTTTCCAAGAATTCCGCTTTTGTAGGAAAATCTGTTAAAGAGGTCGCCAGGCTCCATCCAAACTTAAAGTACGTACCACTTGCGATGCAGCGTTATGGAACTCAATATACCTTAATACCTCGTGGAGATACTGAATTTTTAGAGGGAGATCAGGTATATTTTACTACTTCAAAAGATGGAGTGGACCAGATTGTGAAACTTACCGGGAAAAGCAAACAGGAGATTAAAAATGTAATGATTTTGGGCGGTAGCAAGATTGGACACAAAACTGCGAAAGACCTTTGTAAAAGTCATTTCAAGGTTAAATTGGTGGAGCGGGACAAAGAAAAATCCTTTGAAATTGCGGACGACATTCCCGAATGTTTGGTAATTAATGGTGATGGGAGAAACGTGGATTTACTCGAGGAAGAATCTATTGAAGAAATGGATGCCTTTATTGCCGTTACCGGAAATAGCGAAACCAATATTATGTCCTGCCTAGTTGCAAAATCAAAGGGGGTAAAGAAAACAATAGCTCTTGTAGAGAACATGGACTATTTTCAACTCTCTCATTCCATAGGAATTGATACCCTAATCAATAAAAAGTTGTTAGCTGCCAATAATATCTTCCGCTTTGTTCGGCGTGGGGAGGTAGTGGCAATGACCAAGTTGAACAATATGAATGCTGAATTGCTGGAATTTAGGGTTAAGCCACATTCAAAGGTTTGCAACAAAAAAATTAAAAATCTAAATTTTCCTATTTCGGCGATTATAGGTGGAATTATAAGAAATGGAGAAGGGATTATTGCTCTAGGTGATTTTGAGATACTGGCAGGGGATAGGGTAGTGGTGTGCTGTTTGCCCCAATCCATTGGTAAGGTTGAAAAACTTTTTATTTAA
- a CDS encoding TrkH family potassium uptake protein, with the protein MNTLSKINYKIISHLMGLLFVVNGGFMLLSAGVSWYYGEQVLDRILAASLVALGAGALIMFLTRHHKKEVQKREGYIIVSFGWIFMALVGTLPYIFSGAIPNFTNAFFETMSGYTTTGATILNDIESIPRGILFWRSITHWIGGMGIIVLAIAILPLLGIGGMQLFAAEAPGPTGDKLHPRITDTAKRLWLIYVGYTLAETILLKIAGMSFFDAINHSLSTLSTGGFSTKNASVAFWNDQPIIQYILIFFMFLAGSNFVLSYFAFKRKFQRIFRDEEFRTYGLIVVALTLISGLIIYYQADPTVSTINHPMVWGRFESAIRHALFQVVSVITTTGFVSADYTMWTPFLTIFFFGMMFLGGCAGSTSGGVKIVRHLIMIKNGLLEFKRTLHPHAILPVRYNSKAVPRPIVFNILGFFILYMLSFITGTLVFSWLGLDFSSALGGAATTLGNIGPGLGSLSPVDSYSSMPSPAKWWASFLMLIGRLELFTVLILLTPFFWRNR; encoded by the coding sequence ATGAATACCCTCTCCAAAATCAATTACAAAATTATTTCCCATTTAATGGGATTGCTTTTTGTGGTTAATGGTGGCTTTATGTTGCTTTCCGCGGGAGTAAGTTGGTATTATGGAGAGCAAGTGCTAGATCGAATATTGGCCGCAAGCTTAGTGGCCCTGGGCGCCGGCGCACTTATTATGTTCTTGACGCGACATCATAAAAAGGAAGTCCAAAAACGAGAGGGGTATATTATAGTTTCTTTTGGATGGATATTTATGGCGCTGGTGGGCACCTTGCCCTATATCTTTTCCGGCGCTATTCCCAATTTCACCAATGCTTTTTTTGAAACGATGAGCGGTTATACAACTACTGGTGCCACCATTTTAAATGATATTGAGAGCATTCCTCGAGGAATACTTTTTTGGAGAAGTATCACACATTGGATCGGCGGAATGGGGATTATCGTTCTTGCCATTGCCATTCTTCCACTGCTTGGAATTGGTGGAATGCAACTTTTTGCGGCGGAAGCTCCCGGGCCCACCGGCGACAAGCTCCACCCAAGGATTACAGACACCGCCAAACGACTTTGGCTTATTTATGTAGGCTACACTTTAGCCGAAACTATTCTGCTTAAAATAGCTGGAATGAGTTTTTTTGATGCCATAAACCATTCCCTTTCAACTTTGAGCACAGGAGGTTTTTCTACCAAAAATGCTAGTGTTGCTTTTTGGAATGATCAACCGATTATACAGTATATTCTTATCTTCTTTATGTTTCTGGCGGGAAGCAATTTCGTTTTGAGCTATTTTGCCTTTAAACGCAAATTCCAGCGCATATTTCGGGATGAGGAATTCAGAACATATGGTTTGATAGTGGTGGCGCTTACCTTAATCTCGGGTCTGATTATTTATTACCAGGCCGATCCTACCGTTTCTACCATTAACCATCCAATGGTTTGGGGCCGTTTTGAAAGCGCTATAAGGCACGCCCTTTTCCAAGTAGTTTCAGTTATTACAACCACGGGTTTTGTAAGTGCCGATTATACTATGTGGACACCTTTTCTTACAATATTCTTTTTTGGTATGATGTTTTTGGGTGGATGTGCAGGCTCAACTTCTGGAGGCGTCAAGATAGTTCGTCACTTAATAATGATAAAAAATGGTTTGCTGGAATTTAAAAGAACCTTACACCCACATGCTATTCTGCCGGTGCGATATAATTCCAAAGCAGTTCCAAGACCAATTGTATTTAATATTCTTGGCTTTTTTATTCTATATATGCTTTCATTCATTACAGGAACGCTGGTTTTTTCCTGGTTGGGATTGGATTTTAGTTCCGCGCTGGGTGGCGCCGCAACAACTTTAGGCAATATAGGTCCGGGATTGGG